In the Syngnathus scovelli strain Florida chromosome 8, RoL_Ssco_1.2, whole genome shotgun sequence genome, one interval contains:
- the tanc1b gene encoding protein TANC1 isoform X2, translating into MFKAVLKKNRDGKASRKDSGDVHNAQRRFSPEGNLLPAGLGSGHPNVPDDVFRLSLANGASMSLPSSPLLPRHSFMLPLRPSKRSPGPVRKPKYVESPRVPSDAIVSALRKVGENKESTRNERQAEKPPSSSSSPATQELMTRLGFLLGEGIPGSARIPMDDKNEKKRSATNHGISPCSTLTSSTTSPCTDSPCSTLNSTTGRALLCRASPCGTITSPSSTLESKDSGIIATITSSSENDDRSGSSLEWSKDGSLRGNARHGLAQTMRADTCSPVEEEDSNSASATPADSAAKTDQQYGNAAAAAIGPPPASCQASDGPNQYAQQTSSLLMMPRPNSVAATSSTKLEDLSYLDEQRNTPLRTSIRLPWHNTGGRPPQDAKGRFSPYKPADIMLKPLLFEVPSITMDSVFVGRDWLFQKLEDVLKDGESAESHGAVIVGNVGYGKTAIISRMVALSCHGGRMRQIASNSPGASPKSAVGSSPELPLSQPPQPTPPSSAANTLRTNSCPGTPEMQRRREEAVKRLAAKVVAYHYCQADNTYTCLVPEFVHSIAALLCRAHQLNSYRELLLKEPHLQSMLSLRSCVQDPMAAFRRGVLEPLTNLRKERKIPEENLIILIDGLNEAEFHKPDYGDTIASFITKIITKFPPWLKLVVTVRVSLLEITGLLPFAKISLDDFSDNNEISNDLNAYIQYRVGGSKDIMNNISLNGKAEPPTVGKLSGHLVSRSQGSYLYLKLTLDLFERGHLVIKSSSYKVVPVSLAELYQLQCNMKFMSNSAFERSLPILNVALASLHPMTDEQLFHAINAGDVRGELPWEDFQQRMDLLSGFLIRRRDKTRMFCHPSFREWLVWRADGESTDFLCDPRTGHALIAFMLSRQEGKLNRQQTMELGHHILKAHIFKGLSKKTGMSSSVLQALWISCSADGLSAALASLRNLYTPNVKVSRLLMLGGANVNYRTEVLNNAPVICVQCHLGHLEIASLLLEFGASVEVVSETGMNPLCYSAAAGHLNLVVMLCKRGSRVEHTDKSGQCALVHAALRGHPDIIHYLLEMEWSAEGQQQDCALKSRALQQALIGAASMGHTQVVSSLLAVNNEYAVQIDSHDTLWGETALTAAAGRGKMEVCGFLLERGVTVQQVNRRGVSPLFCAVRQGHWQIAELLLQHGADINVSDKQGRTLLMVAACEGHLSTVDFLLSKGASLTSMDKEGLTGLSWACLKGHKNVVQLLVEKGAVIDHTDKNGRTPLDLAAFFGDAEIVQYLVERGAVVEHVDYSGMRPLDRAIGCRNTSVVVTLLKKGAKLGHRASPCDRSGNAAWAMATSKPDILIILLQKLMEEGNLLYKKGKMKEAAQRYQYALRKFPREGFGDDLKAFKDLRVSLYLNLSRCRRKTNDFGMAEEFATKALELKPKSYEAFYARARAKRSSRQFAAALADLHDAAKLCPNNREIRRLLARVEDECKQMQRAQTTKGGTDRGATAASCSGAGNIGQAAGGHDSDRERDDAREESLEWSQRRCAEEEEEEEEDEEDERTRCRSLGNYSSHHPGRLPPQRYPRDQPPGLLLQPTKQAQIVKTSSHGAKSQFAPSSPLPSRHMSGVLKPGPGIDIGPLPAPADEPPYGNRVTLTVMTHAGEAASFPSKAASTHLDAEPAGNMRVSSSTSSLASSGSLSDGGKVGPDVKSKHGQQGGEYKPRPFMGVTDKTARFLQQNPQPATRAWINHSVEEEDDDDAFGKAASGAYREQHRLPLHNGGPLANQYSDKFICYKDAKSLANPSQALHITSIKPKRSFIESNV; encoded by the exons CGCTCTGCAACCAACCACGGTATCAGCCCCTGTTCCACGCTGACCAGCAGCACCACCTCGCCCTGCACAGACAGCCCGTGTTCCACGCTCAACAGCACCACCGGCCGAGCCCTGCTCTGCCGCGCCAGCCCGTGCGGGACCATCACTAGCCCGAGCTCCACCCTCGAGAGTAAGGACAGCGGAATCATAG CCACCATCACCAGTTCCTCGGAAAATGACGACCGCAGCGGCTCCAGCCTGGAGTGGAGCAAGGACGGCAGCCTGAGAGGCAACGCTCGCCATGGCCTGGCGCAGACCATGCGGGCCGACACCTGCTCTCCTGTGGAGGAGGAAGACTCCAACAGCGCTTCGGCCACCCCGGCCGATAGCGCCGCCAAGACGGACCAGCAGTACGGCAACGCGGCGGCAGCGGCCATAGGACCTCCGCCAGCGTCCTGCCAGGCGTCTGACGGACCAAATCAATACGCTCAACAAACCTCTTCTCTTCTGATGATGCCCAGGCCCAACTCCGTAGCAG CAACCAGCTCCACCAAACTGGAAGACCTGAGCTATCTCGATGAACAGCGCAACACACCGTTGCGGACGTCCATTCGCCTTCCCTGGCACAATACGGGAGGGAGGCCACCTCAGGACGCCAAAg GTCGTTTCTCCCCGTACAAACCGGCGGACATCATGCTCAAGCCTCTGTTGTTCGAAGTGCCCAGCATCACCATGGATTCGGTGTTCGTGGGCCGAGATTGGCTCTTCCAGAAACTGGAAGACGTCTTGAAGGACGGCGAGTCCGCCGAGAGCCACGGCGCTGTGATCGTGGGAAACGTGGGTTACGGGAAAACGGCCATCATTTCCCGGATGGTGGCGCTCAGCTGCCATGGCGGACGCATGCGGCAGATTGCGTCCAACAGTCCCGGCGCCTCTCCCAAAA GTGCTGTTGGGTCAAGCCCGGAACTTCCCCTCAGCCAGCCCCCACAGCCCACTCCCCCCTCGAGTGCGGCGAATACATTGAGGACCAATAGCTGTCCGGGAACGCCAGAAATGCAGCGCCGAAGGGAGGAGGCTGTCAAACGGCTGGCTGCAAAG GTGGTGGCCTATCATTACTGTCAAGCAGACAACACATACACCTGTTTGGTGCCGGAGTTCGTGCACAGCATCGCCGCCCTGTTGTGCCGAGCGCACCAACTCAATTCGTATCGGGAACTCTTGCTGaaagagccccacctccagagcATGCTGAGTCTGCGCTCCTGCGTCCAGGATCCCATGGCGGCTTTCCGACGAGGCGTCCTTGAGCCTCTGACCAACCTTCGGAAAG AGCGGAAGATTCCAGAGGAGAATCTCATCATTTTGATAGACGGACTGAACGAAGCCGAATTCCATAAACCCGATTATGGAGACACGATCGCCTCCTTCATTACAAAGATCATAACCAAGTTCCCTCCGTGGCTTAAACTGGTGGTCACTGTCCGTGTCAGCTTGCTG GAGATCACGGGACTCCTGCCTTTTGCCAAGATCTCTCTGGACGACTTTTCGGACAATAACGAGATAAGCAACGACCTCAACGCGTACATCCAGTACCGCGTCGGTGGCAGCAAGGACATCATGAACAACATCAGCCTGAACGGCAAAGCCGAGCCGCCGACGGTGGGAAAGCTGAGCGGCCACCTGGTTTCCCGCAGTCAGGGCTCCTACCTGTACCTCAAACTCACCCTGGATCTGTTTGAGAGGGGCCACCTGGTGATCAAGAGCTCCAGCTACAAGGTGGTGCCCGTCTCGCTGGCCGAGCTCTACCAGCTGCAGTGCAACATGAAGTTCATGAGCAACTCGGCCTTTGAGCGCTCGCTGCCCATCCTCAATGTGGCGCTGGCCTCGCTGCACCCCATGACGGACGAGCAGCTCTTCCACGCCATCAACGCTGGCGACGTCCGAGGGGAGCTGCCCTGGGAGGACTTCCAGCAGCGCATGGACCTGCTGTCGGGCTTCCTCATCAGACGCCGTGACAAGACGCGAATGTTTTGCCACCCGTCCTTCAGAGAGTGGCTCGTGTGGAGGGCGGATGGCGAGAGCACTGACTTTCTCTGCGACCCGAG GACTGGTCACGCGCTCATCGCATTCATGCTGTCCCGCCAAGAAGGGAAGCTGAATCGGCAGCAGACCATGGAATTGGGACACCACATTCTCAAGGCGCACATCTTCAAG GGGCTGAGCAAGAAAACAGGCATGTCGTCCAGCGTGCTGCAGGCCTTGTGGATCAGCTGCAGCGCCGACGGCCTCTCCGCAGCGTTGGCCTCTCTGAGAAACCTCTACACCCCCAACGTGAAG GTGAGCCGTCTGCTAATGCTGGGAGGAGCCAACGTCAATTACCGCACTGAGGTTCTGAACAACGCGCCAGTCATCTGCGTCCAGTGCCACCTGGGTCATCTGGAAATCGCCTCCTTGCTGCTGGAGTTCGGCGCCAGCGTAGAGGTAGTGTCGGAAACCGGGATGAACCCCCTCTGCTACTCGGCCGCTGCAGGGCACTTGAATCTGGTCGTGATGCTCTGCAAGCGGGGGTCCAGG GTCGAGCATACAGATAAGAGCGGCCAGTGCGCTCTCGTGCACGCCGCTCTCCGAGGGCATCCCGATATCATCCACTACCTGCTGGAGATGGAATGGAGCGCCGAGGGGCAGCAGCAGGACTGCGCTTTGAAGAGCCGAGCCCTGCAGCAAGCTTTGATAGGAGCGGCCAGCATGGGCCATACTCAG GTTGTGAGCAGCTTGCTGGCGGTGAATAATGAGTACGCCGTGCAAATTGATAGCCATGACACTCTGTGGGGGGAGACAG CGTTGACGGCAGCCGCCGGCCGAGGCAAGATGGAGGTATGCGGCTTTCTGCTAGAGAGGGGAGTGACGGTGCAGCAGGTCAACCGGCGGGGGGTGTCTCCGCTATTCTGCGCCGTCAGACAGGGCCACTGGCAG ATTGCCGAGCTGCTGTTGCAGCACGGTGCGGACATTAACGTCAGCGACAAGCAGGGCAGGACATTACTGATGGTGGCGGCCTGTGAGGGTCACCTGAGCACCGTCGACTTTCTGCTCTCCAAAG GTGCGTCTCTCACTTCCATGGACAAGGAGGGTCTTACGGGTCTCAGCTGGGCGTGTTTGAAAGGACACAAGAACGTTGTGCAGCTTTTAGTGGAGAAAGGCGCCGTGATCGACCACACCGATAAAAACGGACGAACTCCACTGGACCTGGCCGCCTTCTTTGGAGATGCAGAGATT GTCCAGTATTTGGTGGAAAGAGGGGCGGTGGTGGAGCATGTGGATTACAGTGGCATGCGGCCTCTGGACCGAGCCATCGGCTGCCGCAACACGTCGGTGGTGGTCACACTGCTGAAGAAAGGGGCCAAGCTAG gtcacagagcgtctccttgcgaTCGATCAG GCAATGCCGCTTGGGCCATGGCCACCTCGAAGCCTGATATCCTCATCATCCTGCTTCAGAAGCTCATGGAGGAGGGGAACCTGCTTTACAAG AAAGGCAAGATGAAGGAGGCGGCTCAGAGGTACCAGTACGCTTTGAGGAAGTTTCCCAGGGAGGGTTTTGGAGACGACCTGAAGGCCTTCAAAGACCTGCGGGTCTCTCTCTACCTCAATCTCTCGCGCTGTCGCAGAAAAACCAAC GACTTTGGGATGGCTGAGGAGTTTGCCACAAAAGCACTGGAGCTGAAACCAAAATCCTACGAAGCCTTTTACGCCCGTGCGCGAGCGAAAAGGAGCAGCAG ACAATTTGCGGCCGCCCTGGCCGACTTGCACGACGCCGCCAAGCTGTGTCCCAACAACCGGGAGATCCGCCGCCTGCTGGCTCGCGTGGAGGACGAGTGTAAGCAGATGCAGCGGGCGCAGACCACCAAAGGCGGAACGGACAGAGGGGCCACCGCCGCCTCCTGCAGCGGTGCCGGCAACATCGGCCAGGCGGCAGGGGGCCACGACTCGGACCGGGAACGTGATGACGCCCGGGAAGAGTCGCTGGAGTGGAGCCAAAGACGCTGcgccgaagaggaggaggaggaagaggaagatgaggaagatgagCGCACGCGGTGCCGGTCGCTGGGGAACTACAGCAGTCATCACCCGGGCAGGCTCCCTCCTCAACGCTACCCTCGGGACCAGCCCCCGGGTCTGCTTCTGCAACCCACTAAGCAGGCCCAAATTGTCAAGACCAGCTCACACGGAGCCAAATCCCAGTTTGCTCCCTCCAGCCCCTTGCCAAGCCGACACATGTCGGGCGTGCTGAAGCCCGGCCCGGGGATCGACATCGGACCGCTCCCGGCGCCCGCCGACGAGCCGCCGTACGGGAACCGCGTGACTCTGACAGTCATGACCCACGCCGGCGAGGCGGCGTCCTTTCCCTCCAAAGCGGCCTCGACTCATTTGGACGCCGAGCCCGCGGGGAACATGCGCGTGTCCAGCTCCACCAGCAGCCTGGCCTCCAGCGGCAGCTTGTCGGACGGCGGCAAGGTGGGCCCGGACGTCAAGTCCAAACACGGCCAGCAAGGCGGCGAGTACAAACCCAGGCCCTTCATGGGCGTCACCGACAAGACGGCGCGCTTCTTGCAGCAGAACCCGCAGCCGGCCACCCGCGCCTGGATTAACCACTCGGTcgaggaggaggatgacgacGACGCTTTTGGCAAGGCGGCGAGCGGCGCTTACCGCGAGCAACACAGGCTGCCGTTGCACAATGGCGGGCCGCTCGCCAACCAGTACTCTGACAAGTTCATCTGTTATAAGGACGCCAAGTCCCTGGCCAACCCCAGCCAAGCCCTGCACATCACGTCCATCAAG
- the tanc1b gene encoding protein TANC1 isoform X1, whose product MFKAVLKKNRDGKASRKDSGDVHNAQRRFSPEGNLLPAGLGSGHPNVPDDVFRLSLANGASMSLPSSPLLPRHSFMLPLRPSKRSPGPVRKPKYVESPRVPSDAIVSALRKVGENKESTRNERQAEKPPSSSSSPATQELMTRLGFLLGEGIPGSARIPMDDKNEKKRSATNHGISPCSTLTSSTTSPCTDSPCSTLNSTTGRALLCRASPCGTITSPSSTLESKDSGIIATITSSSENDDRSGSSLEWSKDGSLRGNARHGLAQTMRADTCSPVEEEDSNSASATPADSAAKTDQQYGNAAAAAIGPPPASCQASDGPNQYAQQTSSLLMMPRPNSVAATSSTKLEDLSYLDEQRNTPLRTSIRLPWHNTGGRPPQDAKGRFSPYKPADIMLKPLLFEVPSITMDSVFVGRDWLFQKLEDVLKDGESAESHGAVIVGNVGYGKTAIISRMVALSCHGGRMRQIASNSPGASPKSAVGSSPELPLSQPPQPTPPSSAANTLRTNSCPGTPEMQRRREEAVKRLAAKVVAYHYCQADNTYTCLVPEFVHSIAALLCRAHQLNSYRELLLKEPHLQSMLSLRSCVQDPMAAFRRGVLEPLTNLRKERKIPEENLIILIDGLNEAEFHKPDYGDTIASFITKIITKFPPWLKLVVTVRVSLLEITGLLPFAKISLDDFSDNNEISNDLNAYIQYRVGGSKDIMNNISLNGKAEPPTVGKLSGHLVSRSQGSYLYLKLTLDLFERGHLVIKSSSYKVVPVSLAELYQLQCNMKFMSNSAFERSLPILNVALASLHPMTDEQLFHAINAGDVRGELPWEDFQQRMDLLSGFLIRRRDKTRMFCHPSFREWLVWRADGESTDFLCDPRTGHALIAFMLSRQEGKLNRQQTMELGHHILKAHIFKGLSKKTGMSSSVLQALWISCSADGLSAALASLRNLYTPNVKVSRLLMLGGANVNYRTEVLNNAPVICVQCHLGHLEIASLLLEFGASVEVVSETGMNPLCYSAAAGHLNLVVMLCKRGSRVEHTDKSGQCALVHAALRGHPDIIHYLLEMEWSAEGQQQDCALKSRALQQALIGAASMGHTQVVSSLLAVNNEYAVQIDSHDTLWGETALTAAAGRGKMEVCGFLLERGVTVQQVNRRGVSPLFCAVRQGHWQIAELLLQHGADINVSDKQGRTLLMVAACEGHLSTVDFLLSKGASLTSMDKEGLTGLSWACLKGHKNVVQLLVEKGAVIDHTDKNGRTPLDLAAFFGDAEIVQYLVERGAVVEHVDYSGMRPLDRAIGCRNTSVVVTLLKKGAKLGHRASPCDRSGNAAWAMATSKPDILIILLQKLMEEGNLLYKKGKMKEAAQRYQYALRKFPREGFGDDLKAFKDLRVSLYLNLSRCRRKTNDFGMAEEFATKALELKPKSYEAFYARARAKRSSRCTLSCRQFAAALADLHDAAKLCPNNREIRRLLARVEDECKQMQRAQTTKGGTDRGATAASCSGAGNIGQAAGGHDSDRERDDAREESLEWSQRRCAEEEEEEEEDEEDERTRCRSLGNYSSHHPGRLPPQRYPRDQPPGLLLQPTKQAQIVKTSSHGAKSQFAPSSPLPSRHMSGVLKPGPGIDIGPLPAPADEPPYGNRVTLTVMTHAGEAASFPSKAASTHLDAEPAGNMRVSSSTSSLASSGSLSDGGKVGPDVKSKHGQQGGEYKPRPFMGVTDKTARFLQQNPQPATRAWINHSVEEEDDDDAFGKAASGAYREQHRLPLHNGGPLANQYSDKFICYKDAKSLANPSQALHITSIKPKRSFIESNV is encoded by the exons CGCTCTGCAACCAACCACGGTATCAGCCCCTGTTCCACGCTGACCAGCAGCACCACCTCGCCCTGCACAGACAGCCCGTGTTCCACGCTCAACAGCACCACCGGCCGAGCCCTGCTCTGCCGCGCCAGCCCGTGCGGGACCATCACTAGCCCGAGCTCCACCCTCGAGAGTAAGGACAGCGGAATCATAG CCACCATCACCAGTTCCTCGGAAAATGACGACCGCAGCGGCTCCAGCCTGGAGTGGAGCAAGGACGGCAGCCTGAGAGGCAACGCTCGCCATGGCCTGGCGCAGACCATGCGGGCCGACACCTGCTCTCCTGTGGAGGAGGAAGACTCCAACAGCGCTTCGGCCACCCCGGCCGATAGCGCCGCCAAGACGGACCAGCAGTACGGCAACGCGGCGGCAGCGGCCATAGGACCTCCGCCAGCGTCCTGCCAGGCGTCTGACGGACCAAATCAATACGCTCAACAAACCTCTTCTCTTCTGATGATGCCCAGGCCCAACTCCGTAGCAG CAACCAGCTCCACCAAACTGGAAGACCTGAGCTATCTCGATGAACAGCGCAACACACCGTTGCGGACGTCCATTCGCCTTCCCTGGCACAATACGGGAGGGAGGCCACCTCAGGACGCCAAAg GTCGTTTCTCCCCGTACAAACCGGCGGACATCATGCTCAAGCCTCTGTTGTTCGAAGTGCCCAGCATCACCATGGATTCGGTGTTCGTGGGCCGAGATTGGCTCTTCCAGAAACTGGAAGACGTCTTGAAGGACGGCGAGTCCGCCGAGAGCCACGGCGCTGTGATCGTGGGAAACGTGGGTTACGGGAAAACGGCCATCATTTCCCGGATGGTGGCGCTCAGCTGCCATGGCGGACGCATGCGGCAGATTGCGTCCAACAGTCCCGGCGCCTCTCCCAAAA GTGCTGTTGGGTCAAGCCCGGAACTTCCCCTCAGCCAGCCCCCACAGCCCACTCCCCCCTCGAGTGCGGCGAATACATTGAGGACCAATAGCTGTCCGGGAACGCCAGAAATGCAGCGCCGAAGGGAGGAGGCTGTCAAACGGCTGGCTGCAAAG GTGGTGGCCTATCATTACTGTCAAGCAGACAACACATACACCTGTTTGGTGCCGGAGTTCGTGCACAGCATCGCCGCCCTGTTGTGCCGAGCGCACCAACTCAATTCGTATCGGGAACTCTTGCTGaaagagccccacctccagagcATGCTGAGTCTGCGCTCCTGCGTCCAGGATCCCATGGCGGCTTTCCGACGAGGCGTCCTTGAGCCTCTGACCAACCTTCGGAAAG AGCGGAAGATTCCAGAGGAGAATCTCATCATTTTGATAGACGGACTGAACGAAGCCGAATTCCATAAACCCGATTATGGAGACACGATCGCCTCCTTCATTACAAAGATCATAACCAAGTTCCCTCCGTGGCTTAAACTGGTGGTCACTGTCCGTGTCAGCTTGCTG GAGATCACGGGACTCCTGCCTTTTGCCAAGATCTCTCTGGACGACTTTTCGGACAATAACGAGATAAGCAACGACCTCAACGCGTACATCCAGTACCGCGTCGGTGGCAGCAAGGACATCATGAACAACATCAGCCTGAACGGCAAAGCCGAGCCGCCGACGGTGGGAAAGCTGAGCGGCCACCTGGTTTCCCGCAGTCAGGGCTCCTACCTGTACCTCAAACTCACCCTGGATCTGTTTGAGAGGGGCCACCTGGTGATCAAGAGCTCCAGCTACAAGGTGGTGCCCGTCTCGCTGGCCGAGCTCTACCAGCTGCAGTGCAACATGAAGTTCATGAGCAACTCGGCCTTTGAGCGCTCGCTGCCCATCCTCAATGTGGCGCTGGCCTCGCTGCACCCCATGACGGACGAGCAGCTCTTCCACGCCATCAACGCTGGCGACGTCCGAGGGGAGCTGCCCTGGGAGGACTTCCAGCAGCGCATGGACCTGCTGTCGGGCTTCCTCATCAGACGCCGTGACAAGACGCGAATGTTTTGCCACCCGTCCTTCAGAGAGTGGCTCGTGTGGAGGGCGGATGGCGAGAGCACTGACTTTCTCTGCGACCCGAG GACTGGTCACGCGCTCATCGCATTCATGCTGTCCCGCCAAGAAGGGAAGCTGAATCGGCAGCAGACCATGGAATTGGGACACCACATTCTCAAGGCGCACATCTTCAAG GGGCTGAGCAAGAAAACAGGCATGTCGTCCAGCGTGCTGCAGGCCTTGTGGATCAGCTGCAGCGCCGACGGCCTCTCCGCAGCGTTGGCCTCTCTGAGAAACCTCTACACCCCCAACGTGAAG GTGAGCCGTCTGCTAATGCTGGGAGGAGCCAACGTCAATTACCGCACTGAGGTTCTGAACAACGCGCCAGTCATCTGCGTCCAGTGCCACCTGGGTCATCTGGAAATCGCCTCCTTGCTGCTGGAGTTCGGCGCCAGCGTAGAGGTAGTGTCGGAAACCGGGATGAACCCCCTCTGCTACTCGGCCGCTGCAGGGCACTTGAATCTGGTCGTGATGCTCTGCAAGCGGGGGTCCAGG GTCGAGCATACAGATAAGAGCGGCCAGTGCGCTCTCGTGCACGCCGCTCTCCGAGGGCATCCCGATATCATCCACTACCTGCTGGAGATGGAATGGAGCGCCGAGGGGCAGCAGCAGGACTGCGCTTTGAAGAGCCGAGCCCTGCAGCAAGCTTTGATAGGAGCGGCCAGCATGGGCCATACTCAG GTTGTGAGCAGCTTGCTGGCGGTGAATAATGAGTACGCCGTGCAAATTGATAGCCATGACACTCTGTGGGGGGAGACAG CGTTGACGGCAGCCGCCGGCCGAGGCAAGATGGAGGTATGCGGCTTTCTGCTAGAGAGGGGAGTGACGGTGCAGCAGGTCAACCGGCGGGGGGTGTCTCCGCTATTCTGCGCCGTCAGACAGGGCCACTGGCAG ATTGCCGAGCTGCTGTTGCAGCACGGTGCGGACATTAACGTCAGCGACAAGCAGGGCAGGACATTACTGATGGTGGCGGCCTGTGAGGGTCACCTGAGCACCGTCGACTTTCTGCTCTCCAAAG GTGCGTCTCTCACTTCCATGGACAAGGAGGGTCTTACGGGTCTCAGCTGGGCGTGTTTGAAAGGACACAAGAACGTTGTGCAGCTTTTAGTGGAGAAAGGCGCCGTGATCGACCACACCGATAAAAACGGACGAACTCCACTGGACCTGGCCGCCTTCTTTGGAGATGCAGAGATT GTCCAGTATTTGGTGGAAAGAGGGGCGGTGGTGGAGCATGTGGATTACAGTGGCATGCGGCCTCTGGACCGAGCCATCGGCTGCCGCAACACGTCGGTGGTGGTCACACTGCTGAAGAAAGGGGCCAAGCTAG gtcacagagcgtctccttgcgaTCGATCAG GCAATGCCGCTTGGGCCATGGCCACCTCGAAGCCTGATATCCTCATCATCCTGCTTCAGAAGCTCATGGAGGAGGGGAACCTGCTTTACAAG AAAGGCAAGATGAAGGAGGCGGCTCAGAGGTACCAGTACGCTTTGAGGAAGTTTCCCAGGGAGGGTTTTGGAGACGACCTGAAGGCCTTCAAAGACCTGCGGGTCTCTCTCTACCTCAATCTCTCGCGCTGTCGCAGAAAAACCAAC GACTTTGGGATGGCTGAGGAGTTTGCCACAAAAGCACTGGAGCTGAAACCAAAATCCTACGAAGCCTTTTACGCCCGTGCGCGAGCGAAAAGGAGCAGCAG ATGTACATTGTCTTGCAGACAATTTGCGGCCGCCCTGGCCGACTTGCACGACGCCGCCAAGCTGTGTCCCAACAACCGGGAGATCCGCCGCCTGCTGGCTCGCGTGGAGGACGAGTGTAAGCAGATGCAGCGGGCGCAGACCACCAAAGGCGGAACGGACAGAGGGGCCACCGCCGCCTCCTGCAGCGGTGCCGGCAACATCGGCCAGGCGGCAGGGGGCCACGACTCGGACCGGGAACGTGATGACGCCCGGGAAGAGTCGCTGGAGTGGAGCCAAAGACGCTGcgccgaagaggaggaggaggaagaggaagatgaggaagatgagCGCACGCGGTGCCGGTCGCTGGGGAACTACAGCAGTCATCACCCGGGCAGGCTCCCTCCTCAACGCTACCCTCGGGACCAGCCCCCGGGTCTGCTTCTGCAACCCACTAAGCAGGCCCAAATTGTCAAGACCAGCTCACACGGAGCCAAATCCCAGTTTGCTCCCTCCAGCCCCTTGCCAAGCCGACACATGTCGGGCGTGCTGAAGCCCGGCCCGGGGATCGACATCGGACCGCTCCCGGCGCCCGCCGACGAGCCGCCGTACGGGAACCGCGTGACTCTGACAGTCATGACCCACGCCGGCGAGGCGGCGTCCTTTCCCTCCAAAGCGGCCTCGACTCATTTGGACGCCGAGCCCGCGGGGAACATGCGCGTGTCCAGCTCCACCAGCAGCCTGGCCTCCAGCGGCAGCTTGTCGGACGGCGGCAAGGTGGGCCCGGACGTCAAGTCCAAACACGGCCAGCAAGGCGGCGAGTACAAACCCAGGCCCTTCATGGGCGTCACCGACAAGACGGCGCGCTTCTTGCAGCAGAACCCGCAGCCGGCCACCCGCGCCTGGATTAACCACTCGGTcgaggaggaggatgacgacGACGCTTTTGGCAAGGCGGCGAGCGGCGCTTACCGCGAGCAACACAGGCTGCCGTTGCACAATGGCGGGCCGCTCGCCAACCAGTACTCTGACAAGTTCATCTGTTATAAGGACGCCAAGTCCCTGGCCAACCCCAGCCAAGCCCTGCACATCACGTCCATCAAG